In Vitis vinifera cultivar Pinot Noir 40024 chromosome 11, ASM3070453v1, a genomic segment contains:
- the LOC109123420 gene encoding serine/threonine-protein kinase RIPK-like, giving the protein MSDVYSFGVVLLKLLTGRRSMDKTRPNREKNLAEWARPQLNYSRKLTRIMDPRVEGQYSEAGAQKAAALAYWCMSHMPKHRPTMSTVVKTLEPLQDYQDIPIGPFMYTVQSENDLHKEEIKEGGEAQKEPKKESSHQGHRLKIRSPKSQTIYSETALRQNLSKTTAQT; this is encoded by the coding sequence ATGAGCGATGTTTACAGCTTTGGAGTGGTGCTCTTGAAGCTACTAACTGGGAGAAGATCAATGGACAAGACCAGGCCTAACAGGGAGAAGAACCTAGCAGAATGGGCTAGGCCTCAACTGAACTATTCCAGGAAGCTCACCAGAATAATGGATCCAAGAGTTGAAGGCCAATACTCAGAAGCAGGGGCTCAAAAGGCTGCTGCATTGGCTTACTGGTGCATGAGCCACATGCCAAAGCATAGACCAACAATGAGCACTGTGGTTAAGACCCTGGAGCCTCTCCAGGACTACCAAGATATTCCTATTGGGCCCTTTATGTACACAGTCCAAAGTGAAAATGACTTGCATAAGGAGGAGATAAAGGAAGGAGGAGAAGCACAGAAGGAACCGAAAAAAGAAAGTTCCCATCAAGGCCATAGGCTTAAGATCAGGTCACCAAAATCCCAAACCATTTATTCAGAAACCGCTTTACGCCAGAACCTCAGTAAAACCACAGCACAAACCTGA